From Micromonospora echinaurantiaca:
TGCTCGTCGCTCGTGAAGTGACCATGGCGTACCTTGCGCACCGCAGCCAGCAGGCCGGCGTAGCGCGCGCGATCGCTGCTCGGATTCTCGATCTGTTGGAGGACGTACCTGTTTCCGTCCTTGTGCGCTACCACGTCGAGGAGCGAAACGGGCTCGATGACAGCCGGAGAAGAGCGGTCTTCGGCCAGGGCAACGCATGTCGCTACAACGTGGGAACGAGCGATCGGGTGCTCCAACAGGCGGCTGAGTGCCTCCTGCCGTTGCAGCCATGCGTTGTTCTCCGAGACCACGAGTTCACTCAGTACCTGCTCGGCGATCGCACACCACAGCCGCGGCGGATAGAGCACCAGTGCCGGTTGCCCGGCAATCAGCTCCGTCAGCCTGGCCCAGTCAGCTCCCGCCATCTCGCCGGGAGCAAGGACTCGGTCCAGGTATTGGTAGAGCAAGCGCTGGTCGTCGGACCGGCCGTCCGTGACTTCGAGGGGCCCGGCTGCTTCGCTGCGACGTATCGTGTCAGCAAGAACGACGAGGGACTGAGGAGACGCTTCCAGGAGCTGCTCGTATCGGCGGACTACTTCCCGGCTGGCGGTCGTGGTGCCCTGCTCCCACCGGGTGATCTGTGACGGCGCAAGTCCGGGCTCCGCGTCTGTTCGGAAAGCACGAGCGAAGTTTCGTGCCACCTGAAACTCGGAGTTCACCGCGAGCCGCCGGTTGGTCCGCAACAACCAGCCCACGTAGCGTGATCCGTTGGCGAAGGACACGTCCACACGGTGCACGACGACATTGATCGAATCAATATTTTGATTACTTCACTACAGGGAGCGTCGCTAATTTCGATCCTGAGCGCTTCGATCATCTTCAGGTCGGACCGTTCAAAGCTGCACCGGTGGGCTGTCACATCCTCCTGACAGCCCACCGGCCGGCTCGCGCGAAAGCGGCTATCCCTGCGTTTGCCGATCGCGAAGAGGTCCGAGGCCCTTCTGATCCCATGACACTGCGTCGATGGATCGGAACTGCCGCCAGCTCAGCGGTAAGGGATCCGCCTGGCCTCCGCCGGACCTGTCAGTTGTAGTACACGATGTATGAGTAGCTCGCGGACTGCGGCCAGGGGCAGGTCGTGTCGACGTGACCCGGCCCGGTGATGATTCCACTGGAAGCGGTGCTTCCCCAGGAGCAGGCGGTCTTCAACTGCCACTTCCGGGGGCCGGGAACCGAGTTCTCCGTGCAGTCACCCCAGCCGTGGTTGCCACCCCACGTACCAGCAGAGCAGACCACCTTCGCTTCCGCGGCGGAGCCGAGCCCGAGTACGGAGGTGGCCGTCGTTGCGGCGGCGATCGTCAGGACGCTCAGAGCACGCCGCATTGAGAAGTTCGACATGTGGGATCCTTTCAACTTGGGATTTGCTTGGCGGGCGATTGCGCCTAGATCGGCAGAGGTCAACTCACAGGGCCGAGTCATGTGTGGTTCTCATCTTTGGAACTCCTCGCATGCGGAGGAGCCCGCGGCGAGCAGAAGCCGCTTGTACGGTCTGCCGAGATATCAGTCACAGCCGCCCCTCCCTATCTCTCCGATAGCGCCCGCACCTTCATCACGTCACAACGTATGGATTGGGGCGGGCAGGTAGGGCACTGGTTGCAGCGAAATCGGGGGATGCAATGGGCCAACGACGGGCACCAAACGGATCGTGTTCCGGCCGTAAGAGCGTGTCTCAGGTGGCGGTGGGCTGACCTTGGTGGTAGATCATGTCTACTGTGGACGAGCGTGTGGTTCACCAGTGGGTGTCTGATGAGTTGTGGGAGCTGGTCGCCCCGTTGATCCCGCCGCCGCCTCGACGTCCGCAGGGTGGTGGCGCACCGCGTCGAGGCTCGGGCGGTGTTCGCCGCGACCGTGTACACGTTGACGACCGGCTGCGCGATCGCCGCCTCGACAGTGGCGTCGATCATCTCGTCTCGCCCTGCTCGGTCGCGCTGTCGGTGGCCAACTGACCCAGCAGCGCGGAGAGTTTTCCCTGAACCTCGATCACCTTGCGGGCCTTGTTCAGCTCGGCCCGTAGCCGCTCGTTCTCGGCGCGCAGCCGGACGGCCTCCCGCACGGCGGGGTTGATCTTCGGCCGACCTGCGGGCTTGGCCAGAGCCTCCCGCGTCCCCGCGTCACGCTGATGCTTGCACGCCGCGATCAACGACGTCTACAGGCCTTCACGACGCAGCAACGCGCCCTTGCCGGGCTTGTCCAGGGTCTCGTACTCGGCCAGGATCCGCACCTTGTAGACGGCGGTGTACGTCCTGGTCCGGGGCTTGGCCGGCACCTCAGGGTCAGGTACCGGTTCGTGCGTTGTCACAGGGGTAGTGGTTCCTTGCTCGCCCTCACAGGGTCAACGTTTCAGCAGGTTAACCTGCCTCTTCCCAGGCTGACACAGAGGGGACGCTCGTTGAGATCACTTCATCGACTCTTGGGCGTACTTGACTGCCGTTCAGTGCACGCGTCTGGCCCCATCCCGCTCCCGATCCTCCTGCCCGGCCTGCAGTCTGGCCGAGACCTGAACGCTCTGTCGCCGGCGACTGAGTAAGGTGCCGCCGCCCTGTCGACTGATTGAGTGTTCCGAAATTCCGCCGTTCGGTCATTTCTGCCGGCCCTCCGTGCGCCTGAAACGACTGAACTGGATGTGATCGAGGCTCACTCGCGATTGAGGGTCACTTTCGTCATTGTGTCTCGTTAATGCGAACGGGACAGCGTTGCTCGTTCGCATCTTGCGGCCGCACCGACCCCACAACGGACGTGACATGTTCAGCGACAGAAACGGGACTTGCTCGGAGATGCCGACGACTTCACGGGCGGGCGCCGCATGAGCGTCTACTGGCGCACCCGGGTGGTCGTGGTGGTGCCCGCCTACAACGAGGCGGCCACCATCGCGAACACCATCCGCGCCCTCCTCGCGCAGACCCGTCCCGTGGACCGGCTGATCGTCGTACCGAACAACTGCTCTGACGACACCGCCAAGGTCGCATGGGCGGCCGGGGCCGAGGTGTGGGAGATGCCCGGCCCGAATCCGCACAAGAAGGCGGGCGCCCTGAACTGGGCCATCAACCTGTTGCTGCCGCAGTTGGACGACCGTGACATGCTGCTGGTGACGGACGCGGACAGCATCCTGGCCCCCGGTGCCGTCACCGCCGGGATCCGCGAGCTCGGGCGCCGCGGCGTCGGCGCGGTTTGCGCCGACTACCGACTGGGCCGGCAGCCGCGGCTGTTGGACATTCTCCAGGGCAACGAGTACGCCCGGTTCTCCCGCTGGATCTGGCGCAAGGGCGGCAAGGCAATCGTCCTGTCCGGGGTGGCCACCCTGTTCCCCGTCCCGGTGGTCCGGCGGATCATGGCCGCTCGCGCCAGCGGTGACCTGCCCGGCTACCCGGGCGAGTTCTACCACCGCGATCCGGCTACTGAGGACATCGAGATGACCTTCGCAGTCCAGTCCATGGGCTACCGGCCCCGGGTCGCGCCCGGATTCGACGCGATCACCGACTCCATGCCCACCGTCCAAGCCCTCATCACCCAGCGGGTGCGCTGGCAGCGCGGCATGCTCGACTCGCTACGCCTGTACGGCCTTCGCTGGTGGAACGTCGGCAACTGGCTGCGCCAGCTCGGTATCTACACCAGCTCGCTACTCGTCCCGCTCTACGTGATCACCCTGATCGTGAGCTGGTTTCTGATGGGTTTCGTCGCGTGGGACCCCCGCTGGCTCCCGATCACCGCCGTGTTCGTGCTGGAGCGGGTCGTCACCGTTCGCCGGCAGGGCTGGTGGGCACTCCTCACCGCAGCCGCGCTGCTCCCCGAGTGGTGCTACGAGCAAGTCCGGTCGTTCGCCTACTGGCGAGCCCTTGCCCAGACCGTGTGCGGAACCGACCGCGTATGGATCAACTCCTGAGAAGAAAGGCACTCATCATGTACAACCGCGGATGCGCCGCTGCCGCCGCCGGCTGCTCGGCCACCCTGCCCACCACCGGTGTGAGCATTACCTGGTCGCTCGTGGCCGGCGTGACGCTCCTGATCGCCGGCATGGCCCTGCTCCGGCTCGCCCCGCGCATCGGGCGCCGCCGACTCAAGGCCCGCTGATTTCCTATCGGGGGATCGATTGTCAAGCCGCGTGCTGGCTTGACGCTCCGTGACGGTGTCGCGGAGGATCGGTGTGGGAAAAGCTCGCCTCGTTGCTGCGCTTCAAGCGCTTCGTTGATCATGCCCCGTGAGGACTTGGTGAGGGGTCTTCCCCGCCCTGCTCTTGTTGCTGCGCCGCCGGCGGCGCACGTCCTCGGTCACGGTCCAGCGCTCGGCGATGATGTGCCTGGCCTGCTCCGGAGTGACCGGTGTGCCGTCGGTGTCGCAGATGACGTACGGCATGCCGCGGCGCATCACCGTCCGGAGCCGCTCGGCGAGGCGGGCCCCCACGACGCAGCAGGCCCTTGAGGTGGTCGGCGCCCCGTTCGACCATCTGCTGGTGGTATACCCGGGCACGCTGGGGTCCTGTCTGCGGGCCCAATCCGCGGCCCTTGTCAGGGTGGCCCGGGCCAGCCGGACTACCTGGGCGGGTCATCTCCCGCGCGAAGAAAGACGCCGCCGCCTTCAAGATCCCGTTTGCGCGGGCGCAACTCGGCGTTCTCACGCTCCAACTCGGCGATGCGCTGCCGTCGGCGCACAGCACCGCGTCCGTCAGGTCGAACAACGCGTCAGCCCGGGCAGTCAAGCACTCGTAGAACCCTCGCCGGAACCTCGCCAACTTCCCAGACGGCATCAGCCGGACCACAGTCAAGCACACTGGTCACCAGTCTTGTTCTCCCCGGCGAACGCGGCGGCCATGTGGAACGCAACCGTGCCGGAGACGTAGCGAACCTGAACCTGCCGCCGCCACAGCAGGTCAGCAGCAGCGCGGACAGGCCGCTGGTGACGTCGACTGCCCAGCGGACCGGTCGCCCGACGGCGGAGACTTCGACCATGACGGTGAGCAGGGCGGTCTCGTCATGGCGACCCGGCGGGAGTAGACCAATCGGCCGTCACCGTCGACCGCGGCCACGTGGTGGTAGGTCTTGCCGATGTCCACGCCGATCCACAGCCTCGCCGCCGTCGCGTTCCCCTTCGTCTGATCGGTTTTCTCGGATGGCCCTCGTCTGCGGGTCCGGGATTGCCGGCGCCTTCAAGCGATGCGATCAAGGTCGCAGATCTCCGTCAGCGGTCTACCGAATCTCACAGACGATGAAGCGGCGGGCGGCATCTCCTACCGTCAGCCAACCCATCTCGGCGAGACACACGCAGCCATACCCACCGCTTCCCGGGCATCAGGGTCCACGGCTACCGGGCCGCGCCCGTTCAACCAGCCGGACGCTCGAGGCGGGTGTGGGTGGCACCTCCAAGGTCGGCCATAGGCGCGGCGAAACACACGAGACGGACCCCGAGCCCGGTGCCGGGCTGTCCGACCGCCTCGTCGGATGGGTCCTCACCATCGGCGGGCTCGTCGGCGCCCTCGCGGCGTTCGTCCTGATCATCGAGAAGATGGCCCTGCTCAAGAACCTGGCCTACGTCCCGAGCTGCTCCATCAACCCCGTCTGTCCTGCGGCTCCATCATGACCACCAGCCAGGCCGAGGTGTTCGGCTTCGCCAACCCGCTCATCGGCCTGGCCACCTTCCCCGTCGTGGCCGCCACCGGCGCCGCCGTCCTGGCAAGGGCCTGGCTGCCCCGCTGGTGGTGGCTCGCCCTGCAGACCGGCACCGTGTTCGGCATCGGGTTCGTGCACTGGCTGTTCTTCCAAAGCCTCTACCGCATCGGCGCGCTCTGCCCGTACTGC
This genomic window contains:
- a CDS encoding glycosyltransferase family 2 protein; this translates as MSVYWRTRVVVVVPAYNEAATIANTIRALLAQTRPVDRLIVVPNNCSDDTAKVAWAAGAEVWEMPGPNPHKKAGALNWAINLLLPQLDDRDMLLVTDADSILAPGAVTAGIRELGRRGVGAVCADYRLGRQPRLLDILQGNEYARFSRWIWRKGGKAIVLSGVATLFPVPVVRRIMAARASGDLPGYPGEFYHRDPATEDIEMTFAVQSMGYRPRVAPGFDAITDSMPTVQALITQRVRWQRGMLDSLRLYGLRWWNVGNWLRQLGIYTSSLLVPLYVITLIVSWFLMGFVAWDPRWLPITAVFVLERVVTVRRQGWWALLTAAALLPEWCYEQVRSFAYWRALAQTVCGTDRVWINS